A window of Syntrophorhabdaceae bacterium contains these coding sequences:
- a CDS encoding RsmD family RNA methyltransferase, protein LKDNAALLSINKYCQALCMDVRYAIPFLHRRKSCYDIIFMDPPYEKGHIEETMNLLRTHVVYNRNAIILLEYSKREHPDPSCREGWTEVTTRRYGDTVITILEAA, encoded by the coding sequence GTTGAAGGATAACGCGGCCCTGCTGTCAATAAATAAATATTGCCAAGCACTCTGTATGGATGTAAGATATGCAATCCCTTTCCTGCACAGGAGAAAGTCCTGTTATGATATAATCTTTATGGATCCCCCCTATGAGAAAGGGCACATCGAGGAAACGATGAACTTATTGAGAACTCATGTGGTGTATAACCGGAACGCTATAATTCTTCTGGAGTATTCGAAAAGAGAACATCCGGACCCTTCATGCAGGGAAGGGTGGACCGAGGTTACGACCAGGAGATATGGTGATACGGTTATTACGATACTTGAAGCCGCTTAA
- the coaD gene encoding pantetheine-phosphate adenylyltransferase, producing MKQKIAVYPGSFDPITFGHLDILMRGLELFDRIIIAVASNVEKNALFSVNERMELIELAINNDEHVIVDTFEGLLVDYVKKVNARFVLRGLRAMSDFEYEFQMASMNRNLNKDMDTIFMMTSKDYFFLSSRTIKEVAGFGGCVRDLVPPAVEKRLKEKFSQK from the coding sequence ATGAAACAAAAGATAGCAGTGTATCCGGGTTCTTTCGACCCCATTACCTTTGGGCATCTGGATATCCTCATGCGCGGGCTGGAACTCTTTGACAGGATCATTATCGCCGTCGCCAGCAACGTTGAGAAAAATGCCCTTTTCAGCGTCAATGAGAGGATGGAGCTTATAGAGCTTGCGATCAATAACGACGAACATGTTATCGTAGACACCTTTGAAGGATTGCTCGTTGACTACGTGAAGAAGGTCAACGCGCGATTTGTGTTAAGGGGATTGCGGGCCATGAGTGATTTTGAATACGAGTTTCAGATGGCGTCCATGAACAGGAATCTCAATAAAGACATGGACACGATCTTTATGATGACGAGCAAGGATTATTTTTTCCTGAGTTCGAGAACGATCAAGGAAGTAGCAGGCTTTGGCGGATGTGTCCGGGATCTCGTTCCCCCGGCGGTAGAAAAAAGGC